One segment of Toxotes jaculatrix isolate fToxJac2 chromosome 8, fToxJac2.pri, whole genome shotgun sequence DNA contains the following:
- the LOC121186300 gene encoding protein tyrosine phosphatase type IVA 3 produces MNRPAPVELCHKNMRFLITHNPTDSTLSSFIEDLKRYGATTVVRVCDITYDKTPLEKDGITVVDWPFDDGAPPPSKLVDDWLSLLKRKFQEDPGSCVAVHCVAGLGRAPVLVALALIESGMKYEDAIQLIRQKRRGAINSKQLTYLEKYRPKQRLRFKDSHTHKNKCCTM; encoded by the exons ATGAACCGTCCAGCTCCAGTGGAACTGTGCCACAAGAACATGAGATTCCTTATCACACACAACCCTACAGACAGCACACTCAGCTCCTTCATAGAG GACCTGAAGCGGTACGGTGCCACCACTGTGGTCCGAGTCTGTGACATCACTTATGACAAAACACCGCTTGAGAAAGACGGCATTACTGTGGTG gaTTGGCCCTTTGATGATGGAGCCCCGCCCCCGAGTAAGCTTGTTGATGACTGGCTGAGTCTGCTGAAGAGGAAGTTTCAGGAGGATCCAGGGTCCTGCGTGGCTGTTCACTGTGTGGCTGGACTGGGGCG GGCTCCTGTGCTGGTTGCTCTGGCTCTGATAGAGAGCGGGATGAAGTATGAAGATGCTATTCAACTTATCCGGCA GAAGCGTCGTGGAGCCatcaacagcaaacagctgacCTACCTGGAGAAATATCGACCCAAGCAGAGACTCCGCTTCAaagactctcacacacataagaaCAAGTGTTGCaccatgtga